Proteins from one Aspergillus nidulans FGSC A4 chromosome VIII genomic window:
- a CDS encoding uncharacterized protein (transcript_id=CADANIAT00001043) produces the protein MNQLATKLGLSSELQFYDVYSLNEPEQLAHIPRPAFALLVVIPLTPAWDESRKAEDADKEPYTGSGTDEPVIWYKQTIGHACGLIGLLHSLFNGPAVDLSSLTPLLVVLYCLSTKAFSFFHPSAFCIAQIAADTPVIIFRISIVAIVLYFMVGLTISASALFAYGLILFAGTMCMTAMFRAIGAAFDSFDAASRKCTHDSSGFSGLIH, from the exons ATGAACCAGTTGGCGACGAAGTTGGGTCTATCGTCCGAGCTCCAATTCTACGACGTATATTCCCTGAATGAACCCGAGCAACTTGCCCACATTCCTCGACCTGCCTTTGCTCTGCTGGTCGTTATTCCGCTTACACCAGCTTGGGATGAAAGTCGCAAGGCCGAGGACGCTGACAAAGAACCCTATACTGGTTCCGGGACTGATGAACCGGTCATCTGGTACAAGCAAACCATTGGCCACGCCTGCGGATTGATCGGTCTGCTCCATAGCTTGTTTAACGGTCCGGCCGTCGACTTATCAAGCTTGACTCCTTTACTGGTCGTCCTGTACTGCTTAAGCACAAAAGCGTTCTCATTCTTTCACCCGTCAGCCTTTTGCATTGCTCAAATAGCTGCAGATACCCcagtcatcatcttccgaaTCAGCATTGTTGCCATCGTCCTGTATTTCATGGTCGGCTTGACCATTTCAGCGTCCGCCCTTTTCGCATACGGGCTTATTCTTTTTGCAGGAACCATG TGCATGACAGCCATGTTCCGCGCGATTGGTGCTGCTTTTGACTCTTTCGATGCAGCTTC CCGGAAATGCACCCATGATTCGTCTGGATTTTCTGGATTGATCCACTAG
- a CDS encoding RTA1 domain-containing protein (transcript_id=CADANIAT00001046), with translation MPTPTQVSAPAPTITAPCTPETCPIDWALIRYFPNLAGNTLYLALFALMLLAQVYQGLRFRTWSYLGCMACGTLLEVIGYGGRLILHNNPFNFSAFLQYLICLTIGPAFITAAIYLSFGRVIIIYGEKGSRLRAKSYSKVFVACDLLCLVLQAAGGAVTATAGRNQDGLRRIGINVMISGLAAQVVCLGTFMVLAGDYARRLRVLRTGNYAGPDSAAPADLIGGGWIWKGFLWGLGVATLLIFIRSIFRVAELNGGFGSELANDEVAFMILEGAMMVIACGWMSLFHPGLCLRRGDWKDPSSWALTERIHAPLAGVDE, from the exons ATGCCCACTCCGACCCAAGTCTCCGCACCAGCACCTACCATTACCGCGCCGTGCACGCCGGAGACATGCCCAATCGACTGGGCCTTGATACGCTATTTCCCAAATCTAGCAGGGAATACGCTCTacctcgccctcttcgcACTCATGCTCCTCGCGCAAGTCTACCAAGGCCTTCGCTTCAGAACCTGGAGCTACCTTGGATGCATGGCCTGCGGGACTCTGCTTGAGGTTATCGGCTACGGAGGACGTTTGATCCTGCACAATAACCCATTTAACTTCTCTGCTTTCCTCCA ATATCTTATCTGCCTAACTATTGGTCCCGCCTTCATCACGGCGGCAATCTACCTATCCTTTGGTcgagtcatcatcatctacGGCGAGAAAGGCTCGCGTCTGAGGGCGAAGTCTTATTCCAAGGTCTTTGTCGCGTGCGACCTGCTAtgtcttgttcttcaggctgcCGGCGGCGCTgtcactgccactgccgGCCGCAACCAAGACGGTCTTCGTCGCATTGGTATCAATGTCATGATTTCCGGGTTGGCAGCCCAGGTTGTGTGTTTGGGAACATTTATGGTCCTGGCAGGGGATTATGCGCGGCGATTACGGGTTTTGCGAACAGGGAATTACGCTGGTCCAGATAGCGCTGCTCCTGCCGACTTAATTGGTGGTGGGTGGATATGGAAGGGATTTCTTTGGG GGCTTGGAGTCGCCACCCTTTTAATTTTCATTCGGTCAATCTTCCGCGTCGCAGAATTAAACGGCGGATTTGGCAGCGAGCTGGCGAATGACGAGGTAGCATTTATGATTCTCGAGGGCGCAATGATGGTCATCGCCTGTGGTTGGATGAGTCTCTTCCACCCGGGATTGTGCCTGCGTCGCGGTGACTGGAAGGATCCCAGTTCTTGGGCTCTGACGGAGCGCATACACGCTCCGCTGGCTGGTGTGGATGAGTGA
- a CDS encoding Zn(II)2Cys6 transcription factor (transcript_id=CADANIAT00001045) produces MARRAHTKSRTGCRTCKTRRIRCDETWPSCKRCTSTGRRCDGPSNAPARPVRVSFAETYTPESLGKMRPFQRLSDISGEETRYVQFFIWSISQGEPRLHKGSSVSDWRPLMIRAMHCEPAVRQCVVALSALIQERVAHSSLELHGFGTPPRSKGYVFALEKYGRALLSLQGLLENSSDVAAVEAALLCGIVCIWFEILMRDFLAGLSHLERCLRIILRPSSSKEGNINPEIRRAYMKMDMQATLYIGMRAPAASIKRPPPIPYVFETLHDAETSLMHEHAQILHFGRRPTKRYRYHEPGHIPLELIARTHTFQHRLEVWKSTFTYSYSCQKALGSSPRVSAAASLLLIQYYVARIMASTCLYAEETLYDQFLAQFRRIIALAKACTEHFETAFCSRSSSIGVPVSMGVIYPLYFVATKCRNSQVRQEAIEVLSTIPYPDGVWEGRILEVIAQRAKVVEEFGLNADQLVPEFKRIHVLGLAVHPESRKVCVEFRRRPNGMDGEWEEWEEWISY; encoded by the exons ATGGCAAGAAGAGCGCATACCAAATCACGAACAGGTTGCCGAACGTGCAA AACCCGCCGTATACGGTGTGACGAGACATGGCCATCATGCAAGCGGTGCACGTCTACAGGACGCCGCTGTGACGGGCCATCTAATGCCCCGGCCCGTCCTGTGAGGGTCTCCTTCGCGGAAACATATACGCCCGAATCGCTCGGGAAAATGAGACCCTTTCAGAGGCTGTCGGATATCAGTGGCGAGGAGACGCGGTACGTTCAGTTCTTTATCTGGAGCATCTCGCAGGGCGAACCCCGCTTACACAAGGGGTCCTCCGTATCTGATTGGCGCCCACTTATGATTCGAGCAATGCACTGCGAACCTGCAGTGCGTCAATGTGTGGTGGCACTGAGTGCACTGATCCAGGAGCGTGTGGCCCACAGCTCGCTGGAACTCCATGGGTTCGGCACCCCGCCGCGAAGCAAGGGGTATGTTTTTGCGCTGGAGAAGTATGGGAGGGCGCTTTTGTCACTACAAGGGTTGCTTGAGAATTCCAGTGATGTGGCCGCCGTGGAGGCAGCATTGCTGTGCGGAATTGTCTGTATCTGGTTTGAGATCCTGATGCGGGATTTTCTGGCTGGGTTGAGTCATTTGGAGAGATGTTTGAGAATCATCCTTCGTCCGAGCTCTTCTAAGGAAG GCAACATTAACCCGGAAATTCGAAGAGCGTATATGAAGATGGACATGCAAGCAACGCTATACATCGGTATGCGTGCTCCTGCCGCTTCAATCAAAAGGCCACCACCAATCCCCTACGTCTTCGAAACGCTCCACGACGCAGAAACTTCGCTGATGCATGAACACGCGCAAATCCTGCACTTTGGGCGCCGACCAACCAAACGCTACCGCTACCATGAGCCCGGTCATATTCCGCTCGAACTGATCGCACGCACGCACACGTTTCAGCACCGCCTGGAAGTCTGGAAGTCGACCTTCACGTACTCGTATTCATGCCAGAAAGCACTGGGCAGTAGTCCGCGAGTGTCGGCGGCAGCGTCATTATTGCTAATTCAGTATTACGTCGCGCGTATAATGGCGTCGACATGTCTATACGCGGAGGAAACGCTCTATGATCAGTTTTTAGCCCAGTTTCGACGCATCATTGCTTTGGCTAAAGCCTGCACTGAGCATTTTGAGACTGCGTTCTGTTCTAGGTCTTCGTCTATCGGTGTCCCCGTCTCCATGGGTGTTATTTACCCCCTGTACTTTGTCGCAACCAAATGCCGAAACTCCCAAGTCCGCCAGGAGGCTATCGAGGTATTATCAACCATACCCTATCCAGATGGCGTCTGGGAAGGCCGTATTCTTGAAGTGATAGCGCAGCGGGCTAAAGTTGTCGAAGAATTCGGACTTAATGCTGATCAGCTAGTTCCTGAATTTAAGAGGATCCATGTCCTTGGGCTGGCAGTCCATCCTGAGTCCCGCAAAGTCTGCGTCGAATTTCGGAGGAGGCCTAATGGTATGGACGGCGAATGggaggagtgggaggagtGGATTAGTTATTAG
- a CDS encoding MFS transporter (transcript_id=CADANIAT00001047), which yields MSTTAVELASQGQEPQSSVQTFEPIAENAVIQAKQRWNDPPINKWRLLATFVSFAVVGASDGVYGALVPYLRDDYKLSTTVVSLIFMTPFAGYTIATLIVNKIHMTLGQRGIAIIGPLCHIIPFVIMAIRPPWPVMLAVYVIVGLGNGLIDAAWNSWIADMVNANTMMGFLGAFYGLGATLSPTIATQMIKSGLHWNYFYYTLLGGSVLELTTSAVLFWGENAASFREKTRRSASSSGGNRTTEAMKSRVTWMIAFWLFIYMGAEVSVGGWVVDFMVQARNGQPFESGLIPTGFWAGVTIGRLLLGWVNDWLGMLCTLRERIAISIYLVISIALELIFWLVPKFVVSAVAVSLLGFFTGPLFPAAIVVAAKLLPKHLHTPGIGLASALAGGGAAILPFVAGALSGARGVQSLQPFILALLITLTIVWVLLPQNKHHAHAV from the exons ATGTCAACAACAGCGGTTGAACTAGCTTCACAGGGACAAGAGCCACAGAGCTCAGTCCAAACGTTTGAACCGATTGCTGAGAATGCAGTCATCCAAGCAAAGCAAAGGTGGAACGATCCTCCAATCAACAAATGGCGTCTTTTAGCTACGTTTGTCAGTTTCGCGGTCGTAGGGGCCAGCGACGGCGTCTATGGA GCACTTGTGCCATAT CTTCGTGATGACTATAAGCTGTCTACCACGGTCGTCTCTTTGATTTTCATGACCCCGTTTGCCGGATACACGATCGCAACTCTCATTGTCAACAAAATCCACATGACGTTGGGCCAGCGAGGTATTGCCATTATTGGTCCCCTATGCCATATCATCCCGTTCGTAATTATGGCCATTCGCCCGCCCTGGCCGGTCATGTTGGCTGTCTACGTAATTGTGGGCTTGGGGAATGGCCTCATTGATGCCGCATGGAACTCTTGGATTGCAGACATGGTTAATGCGAACACCATGATGGGGTTTCTCGGTGCCTTCTATGGGCTTGG GGCAACCCTGAGCCCAACAATCGCAACGCAGATGATCAAATCCGGCCTCCACTGGAATTACTTTTATTATACACTGCTTGGTGGCTCTGTCCTGGAGTTGACGACGAGTGCCGTTTTGTTCTGGGGAGAGAATGCGGCTAGCTTCCGAGAGAAAACACGCAGGAGTGCTAGTAGCAGTGGCGGAAACAGAACTACAGAGGCAATGAAAAGTCGCGTTACCTGGATGATAGCCTTCTGGCTGTTTATCTACATGGGTGCCGAAG TGTCTGTGGGTGGCTGGGTCGTCGATTTTATGGTCCAGGCTCGCAACGGACAGCCATTCGAGTCTGGTCTAATTCCCACGGGCTTCTGGGCTGGCGTCACTATTGGCCGACTTTTACTCGGCTGGGTGAACGACTGGCTAGGCATGTTATGCACTCTAC GAGAACGGATTGCGATCAGTATCTATCTTGTGATCTCAATAGCTCTGGAACTTATATTTTGGCTCGTACCGAAGTTTGTCGTttctgctgttgctgtctCGCTGCTTGGCTTCTTCACTGGGCCTCTCTTTCCTGCGGCAATTGTAGTGGCTGCGAAGCTGCTTCCGAAGCATCTACATACTCCAGGCATTGGACTTGCGTCAGCAttggctggtggtggtgcagCAAT ACTGCCGTTTGTTGCCGGTGCTTTATCTGGGGCGCGCGGAGTGCAAAGTCTACAACCATTTATTCTTGCTTTACTAATCACCTTAACAATCGTCTGGGTGCTTCTTCCCCAGAATAAGCATCATGCTCATGCAGTTTGA
- a CDS encoding SDR family NAD(P)-dependent oxidoreductase (transcript_id=CADANIAT00001044), which translates to MARALDANGAFKVFIIGRREGVLQETAASAVNGSIIPVTADVTSKESLQAAYDTVASQTDHIDLLVANSGIAGPITNTEIQPDCYPTLSEFRDQFWSIPMEEFTNVSHVNVTGAFYTILAFLPLLEAQNKKRPAPIPGTVSSPKPQVIITGSIAGFTRLALPGFPYNLSKAAVTHMVKMLATTFSQYDMRVNGITPGLYRTDMSLPFYKSQGVRGNGTEDGSFPRSMVPVTRSGSEEDMAGIILWMAGAAGGYLNGNIVVSDGGSVSVVPSTY; encoded by the coding sequence ATGGCACGCGCACTCGACGCCAACGGCGCCTTTAAGGTCTTCATTATTGGCCGGCGGGAAGGTGTCCTTCAGGAAACAGCCGCTTCTGCCGTCAACGGATCGATCATTCCTGTCACTGCGGATGTGACGTCTAAAGAGTCACTGCAAGCCGCCTACGACACCGTTGCTTCTCAGACCGACCACATTGACCTGCTAGTTGCCAACAGCGGAATCGCAGGTCCCATTACAAACACAGAGATCCAGCCCGATTGCTATCCCACCCTATCCGAGTTTCGCGACCAGTTCTGGTCGATCCCCATGGAGGAATTCACAAATGTGTCCCATGTCAATGTCACGGGAGCGTTCTACACCATATTGGCATTCTTGCCGCTGCTTGAAGCCCAGAACAAGAAACGACCGGCGCCGATACCGGGCACTGTATCCTCTCCCAAACCACAAGTGATCATTACAGGCTCAATTGCAGGGTTTACCCGCCTTGCACTTCCCGGCTTCCCATACAATCTATCCAAGGCAGCAGTGACCCATATGGTTAAGATGCTTGCGACAACCTTCAGTCAATACGACATGCGTGTCAATGGTATCACACCAGGTCTTTATCGTACTGACATGTCGTTGCCGTTTTACAAGTCGCAGGGTGTACGTGGGAATGGGACCGAGGATGGGTCGTTTCCACGATCTATGGTTCCCGTCACAAGGAGTGGTAGTGAAGAAGACATGGCCGGCATTATACTCTGGATGGCTGGTGCCGCGGGGGGATACCTGAACGGGAATATTGTCGTTAGTGATGGAGGCTCGGTGAGTGTTGTGCCCTCGACTTATTAA